In Streptomyces sp. NBC_01707, a genomic segment contains:
- a CDS encoding VOC family protein, with protein MTSQLFAICFNATRPSGLAQFWSGVLGWELADGSDDDVAILPPDAAGFRIRFLPSQEPKIGQNRAHFDLTSSSPEDQQQTVTRALEFGGKHIDVGQLPEDGHVVLADPDGNEFCVIEAGNKFLADTGFIGALACDGTQEVGYFWSEALGWPLVWDQDQETAIQSPNGGTKITWGGPPVAPKTGTNRLYFELALPAHADRQAEVDRLISLGATCTDIGEGDGGRVLMLDPDGNEFAVQKPR; from the coding sequence ATGACCAGTCAACTGTTCGCGATCTGCTTCAACGCGACCCGGCCGTCGGGCCTGGCGCAGTTCTGGTCCGGGGTCCTGGGCTGGGAGTTGGCCGACGGTTCGGACGACGACGTCGCGATCCTGCCCCCTGATGCCGCCGGGTTCCGCATCCGTTTCCTGCCGAGCCAGGAGCCCAAGATCGGCCAGAACCGGGCTCACTTCGACCTGACGAGCAGCTCCCCGGAGGATCAGCAGCAGACGGTGACCAGGGCGCTGGAGTTCGGCGGGAAACACATCGATGTGGGCCAACTCCCTGAAGATGGACATGTGGTGCTCGCCGATCCGGACGGCAACGAGTTCTGCGTCATCGAGGCGGGCAACAAGTTCCTCGCCGACACAGGCTTCATCGGAGCGCTGGCCTGCGACGGTACGCAGGAGGTCGGCTACTTCTGGAGCGAGGCGCTGGGGTGGCCGCTGGTCTGGGACCAGGACCAGGAGACCGCGATCCAGTCGCCGAACGGCGGTACGAAGATCACGTGGGGTGGTCCTCCGGTGGCGCCGAAGACGGGAACGAACAGGCTGTACTTCGAGCTGGCGCTCCCCGCCCACGCCGACCGGCAGGCGGAGGTCGACCGCCTGATCTCGCTCGGCGCGACGTGCACCGACATCGGCGAGGGCGACGGCGGCCGGGTGCTGATGCTCGACC